In Lewinellaceae bacterium, a single window of DNA contains:
- a CDS encoding RDD family protein: MKTIDIRTTQNVVIEYELAPLRERIFAFFIDLVILGALYFFLFLTLLNALARGFEESPLLGVALSFMMVCGFMVYHLLSEVLADGQSWGKKAMGIKVVRLDGQEPGLSDYLLRAVFHVVDTLFSIGILGSLLISSSEKNQRLGDMTANTTVIRVRHNLRFRLDDILNINTLENYEPQYPMVRQLSEEDMLLIKNIVSRYRAYRNDAHQRVVDQLVTRLAGILGLREEPKDKIAFLRTLIRDYIVITR; the protein is encoded by the coding sequence ATGAAAACCATAGACATCCGCACCACTCAAAACGTTGTCATCGAATACGAACTGGCACCCCTGCGGGAGCGCATCTTTGCTTTTTTTATCGACTTGGTCATCCTGGGCGCGCTCTACTTTTTTTTGTTCCTCACGCTGCTCAACGCCCTGGCGCGGGGCTTCGAGGAGTCGCCCCTCCTCGGTGTGGCCCTTTCCTTTATGATGGTCTGCGGTTTTATGGTGTACCACCTGCTGTCGGAAGTGCTGGCCGACGGGCAGTCGTGGGGCAAAAAGGCGATGGGCATCAAAGTGGTGCGGCTCGACGGGCAGGAGCCCGGGCTGAGCGATTACTTGCTGCGCGCCGTTTTCCATGTCGTCGATACGCTCTTCTCCATCGGCATCCTGGGTTCTTTGCTGATCAGCTCTTCGGAGAAGAACCAGCGGCTGGGCGATATGACGGCCAACACCACCGTCATTCGGGTGCGGCACAACCTGCGCTTCCGGCTGGATGACATCCTCAACATCAACACCCTGGAGAATTACGAGCCGCAGTATCCCATGGTGCGGCAACTGTCGGAGGAGGATATGCTGCTCATCAAAAACATCGTCTCCCGTTATCGGGCCTACCGCAACGACGCTCACCAGCGGGTGGTCGACCAACTGGTCACCCGCCTGGCCGGCATACTCGGCCTGAGGGAAGAACCGAAAGACAAGATCGCCTTTCTGAGGACGTTGATCCGGGATTATATCGTGATTACGCGGTAG
- a CDS encoding T9SS type A sorting domain-containing protein, protein MRLFQRLLFLSMAAFLFQPSAQAQLMRHPALNQAVPKPAVAEMGAQVERAPANNTILNNIPPISFRSAVEFPIGTTSYDLQTNSSMARRLSRTADGQVMATWTQGLESAPSFPDRGTGYNRFDGSSWGDQPTARLEESIRTGWPSHVVTASGKELVVCHDFSLIHPYSLRRDGPGEPWIEAEVPVSAEPGTVWPRIAVGGPDGETIHMIAITFPVANGGMVYEGVDGHILYYRSLDAGATWDVTDAIIPGLDSEFMAFQRADAYAIDARGETVAVAVFNGWGDVNVYKSADNGDTWETITVYDFPLERYVIDQGYTFEDLPPYDPAQPDSLAIFTSDDSGALLLDHDGMAHVFFGQMYLQDDDLTDGNWTFYPGTGGIAYWNETFGPDSIRTIADVEDLNGNDTLDIASIDNIANYGVSLTSHPSAGIDAYGNIYLAYSAVMEGDAFFNLEDNQHYRHIYLTASPDGGATWTAPYDIINEDIVLEPDLIAFTEAVFPALARDVGENVELIYQQDFRPGLAVQGDMDPYEVNFINFVSVPLVDLGIVRTEEPVQPEFFQLEVQPNPARDEAWASFELERNARYTLSLHNLMGRKVADVDTDDAFGHSLQRIDLSGLPAGLYLVRLQAEDKVAVAKVMVQ, encoded by the coding sequence ATGAGGCTATTTCAACGTTTATTATTCCTAAGCATGGCTGCTTTTTTGTTCCAGCCCTCCGCTCAGGCCCAGCTAATGCGCCACCCGGCGCTCAACCAGGCCGTGCCCAAACCGGCCGTGGCCGAGATGGGCGCTCAGGTAGAACGGGCGCCGGCCAACAACACTATTTTGAACAACATCCCCCCGATCTCCTTCCGGTCGGCCGTCGAATTTCCCATCGGCACGACGAGTTACGACCTGCAGACCAACTCCAGCATGGCCCGCCGCCTCAGCCGCACGGCCGACGGCCAGGTGATGGCTACCTGGACGCAGGGCCTGGAATCGGCGCCCTCTTTCCCCGACCGGGGCACCGGCTACAATCGTTTTGACGGCAGCAGTTGGGGCGATCAACCTACCGCTCGCCTGGAGGAGTCCATCCGCACCGGCTGGCCTTCCCATGTAGTGACCGCCAGCGGCAAAGAGCTGGTCGTCTGTCACGATTTCTCATTAATACATCCGTATAGCCTGCGCCGTGATGGCCCGGGCGAACCCTGGATAGAAGCGGAAGTGCCAGTTAGCGCCGAGCCGGGAACCGTATGGCCGAGAATCGCCGTTGGCGGCCCCGACGGAGAGACCATCCATATGATCGCCATCACCTTTCCGGTCGCTAACGGAGGGATGGTATACGAAGGAGTCGATGGCCACATCTTATACTACCGGTCTTTGGATGCCGGGGCGACCTGGGATGTTACCGATGCCATCATTCCCGGGCTGGATAGTGAGTTTATGGCCTTTCAGAGAGCGGACGCCTACGCCATAGACGCCCGCGGAGAAACGGTGGCCGTTGCCGTCTTCAACGGCTGGGGCGATGTCAATGTATACAAGTCTGCCGACAATGGCGACACCTGGGAAACCATCACCGTTTATGATTTCCCGCTGGAGCGCTACGTGATCGACCAGGGATATACCTTTGAAGACCTGCCCCCCTATGACCCGGCGCAGCCTGATTCGCTGGCCATTTTCACTTCTGATGACTCCGGTGCCTTGCTCCTCGACCACGACGGCATGGCTCATGTCTTCTTTGGGCAAATGTACTTACAGGATGATGACCTGACCGATGGCAACTGGACTTTCTATCCTGGCACCGGCGGCATTGCCTACTGGAATGAAACTTTCGGCCCGGATAGCATCCGGACGATTGCCGACGTGGAAGACCTCAATGGAAATGACACCCTTGATATCGCGTCTATCGATAATATTGCCAATTACGGCGTATCGCTCACTTCTCACCCCAGCGCCGGCATCGACGCCTATGGCAACATTTACCTCGCCTATAGCGCTGTGATGGAAGGAGATGCATTTTTCAACCTGGAGGACAATCAGCACTATCGCCACATATACCTTACGGCTTCCCCGGACGGCGGAGCAACCTGGACGGCGCCTTACGACATCATCAACGAGGATATTGTTTTGGAACCGGACCTCATCGCTTTTACCGAAGCGGTTTTTCCGGCGCTAGCCAGGGATGTTGGCGAGAATGTGGAACTGATCTACCAGCAGGACTTCCGCCCCGGCCTGGCAGTGCAGGGGGATATGGACCCCTATGAAGTCAATTTCATTAACTTTGTCAGCGTCCCACTTGTGGATTTGGGCATTGTGCGCACGGAAGAACCCGTGCAACCCGAGTTCTTCCAGTTGGAAGTCCAGCCCAATCCCGCCCGCGACGAAGCCTGGGCGAGCTTCGAGCTGGAGCGCAACGCCCGCTATACCCTTAGCTTGCACAACCTCATGGGCCGCAAGGTGGCGGATGTGGACACGGATGACGCTTTTGGGCACAGCCTGCAACGCATTGATCTGAGCGGCCTGCCGGCTGGCCTGTACCTCGTCCGCCTGCAGGCGGAGGATAAGGTAGCGGTGGCGAAGGTGATGGTGCAGTAA
- a CDS encoding T9SS type A sorting domain-containing protein yields the protein MSFRSAVEVPIGMSDYDLQTNGSNCRRISKTADGQVMATWTQGFEETAYPDRGTGYNLFDGSQWAGQPTARLEANVRTGWPNHMVTASGKEFIVNHVFTAGEYRLHYLRRNNTSEAWTEGDTPTSIPSGSLWPKGTVGGPDGESIHLISITGDAATGTGSYLGVNGHVVYHRSLDGGETWDIVDGVIPGLDSTMMGFTLTDAYTIAARGETIVVGVFSGFSDTKIFKSTDNGDTWESFRLRDFPIDGYIRDSGYDPATLPPGRDTLATQPFAIFTSDGSGAIVIGHDGLVHAFFGDMFVSDEDTSDGNTSYYRFTSGMNYWNESFGEDSTRFIADVLDLNGNDTLDVDDAGIYNGGMTSHASAGIDAAGNLFLAYSALVEGEQFANIEDAQNYRHVYLMASADGGETWTDPYDIINPDVVIEPDLANFIEAVYPTMVADVGENIELIYQSDFRPGTSVGADGDPVEGVFINYVSIPVGGPITGVEEAVQPDYFQLEVQPNPAHSQAWVSFDLERNAHYTLSLHNLMGQKVADVNTDNAFGYSIQRIDLNGLLAGLYLVRLQAENKVAVAKLMVR from the coding sequence GTGTCGTTCCGATCGGCGGTGGAAGTCCCTATCGGGATGTCTGATTACGACCTGCAAACCAACGGCTCGAACTGCCGCCGGATTTCCAAAACCGCCGATGGGCAAGTCATGGCGACCTGGACGCAGGGTTTTGAAGAAACTGCTTACCCGGACCGGGGCACCGGGTACAACCTCTTCGATGGGTCGCAATGGGCCGGCCAGCCAACCGCTCGCCTGGAGGCCAATGTCCGCACCGGCTGGCCCAATCACATGGTAACGGCCAGTGGCAAGGAGTTTATCGTCAATCACGTATTCACTGCGGGTGAATACCGCTTGCACTACCTGAGGCGGAACAATACGAGTGAAGCCTGGACGGAAGGAGATACGCCTACTAGCATCCCTTCAGGTTCCCTCTGGCCGAAAGGGACGGTTGGAGGCCCGGATGGGGAATCGATACATCTTATTTCCATTACGGGAGACGCAGCCACTGGCACCGGGTCCTATTTGGGGGTAAACGGCCATGTCGTTTACCATCGTTCGCTGGATGGCGGCGAAACCTGGGATATTGTGGACGGCGTCATTCCCGGGCTGGACAGCACCATGATGGGGTTCACCCTTACCGACGCCTATACGATTGCAGCCAGAGGAGAAACCATAGTCGTTGGCGTTTTCAGCGGTTTTAGCGATACTAAGATTTTTAAATCAACCGATAATGGCGACACCTGGGAATCTTTCCGGCTTCGCGATTTCCCCATCGATGGCTACATCCGCGACTCGGGTTACGACCCGGCAACGCTGCCTCCTGGCCGGGATACACTGGCGACTCAGCCTTTTGCCATATTTACTTCCGATGGCTCCGGGGCTATTGTTATCGGCCACGACGGTCTGGTTCATGCCTTTTTTGGCGATATGTTTGTCAGCGATGAAGATACTTCGGACGGCAATACCTCCTATTATCGTTTCACCAGCGGCATGAATTACTGGAACGAATCCTTTGGGGAGGATTCCACCCGGTTCATTGCAGACGTTCTTGATCTCAATGGCAATGACACCCTCGATGTAGATGACGCCGGGATTTATAACGGCGGCATGACCTCCCATGCTTCCGCAGGCATCGATGCCGCCGGCAATCTTTTCCTCGCTTACAGCGCGCTGGTGGAGGGCGAGCAATTTGCCAATATAGAAGACGCCCAAAATTACCGGCACGTCTATCTGATGGCCTCGGCGGACGGAGGCGAAACCTGGACCGATCCCTACGATATCATCAATCCAGATGTGGTCATCGAACCGGACCTGGCTAATTTCATTGAGGCGGTATATCCCACTATGGTTGCCGATGTGGGCGAAAATATTGAATTAATCTATCAGTCTGACTTCCGGCCCGGCACATCTGTTGGGGCTGATGGAGACCCAGTGGAAGGCGTCTTTATCAATTATGTAAGCATTCCTGTGGGTGGACCCATTACAGGAGTTGAAGAGGCCGTACAACCGGATTACTTCCAGCTGGAGGTACAGCCCAACCCAGCTCATAGCCAAGCCTGGGTAAGCTTCGACCTGGAGCGCAACGCCCACTACACCCTCAGCCTCCACAACCTGATGGGCCAGAAAGTGGCGGATGTGAATACGGATAACGCTTTCGGTTATAGCATACAGCGCATTGACCTAAACGGCTTACTGGCTGGTTTGTACCTCGTTCGCCTCCAGGCGGAGAACAAGGTGGCGGTAGCAAAGTTGATGGTGCGGTGA
- a CDS encoding FecR domain-containing protein, producing the protein MEEHYNDIEAVIIKSLEGQASAAEGQMLEDWLREGDKHRRQYQEVKALWEAAGDTDFGLDPDTGRQWEELASKLAGAARDGGARVLRFQNWRFAAAALVFAGLLGLVVFYFSGGGGPAIAQEFSVPAGERQDVQLPDGTLVALNAASQLQVLKGFNEKERRLRLRGEGYFQVSSGAQKPFIIETEGAQVQVTGTAFNVKAYPESAAVRLTVTEGSVRFSIPQGAALLPVTAGNAAEMDKTSGKIRKIPFDERATAWRNGSLVFDDTPWEEVVRSLERAYAVEISDETSLQDRRYSALFDNQTLEECLQVMQATLGFDIERKGGQLILK; encoded by the coding sequence ATGGAGGAGCATTACAACGACATAGAAGCCGTCATCATCAAGTCTCTGGAAGGGCAAGCTAGCGCAGCAGAAGGCCAAATGCTGGAGGATTGGTTGCGGGAAGGCGACAAACACCGCCGGCAATACCAGGAAGTGAAGGCTTTGTGGGAAGCGGCCGGCGATACGGACTTCGGCCTTGACCCGGATACCGGGCGGCAATGGGAGGAACTGGCGTCAAAACTCGCGGGCGCTGCCCGGGATGGGGGAGCCCGGGTACTTCGCTTCCAAAACTGGCGCTTTGCCGCTGCGGCCTTGGTATTCGCCGGGTTGCTGGGCCTGGTGGTTTTTTACTTCTCCGGCGGCGGCGGCCCGGCTATTGCCCAGGAATTTTCCGTCCCGGCCGGGGAACGGCAGGACGTGCAACTGCCGGATGGAACGCTCGTCGCCCTTAACGCCGCCAGCCAACTGCAGGTACTGAAAGGTTTCAATGAAAAAGAACGGCGCCTCCGGTTGCGGGGAGAAGGTTATTTTCAGGTCAGCTCCGGCGCTCAGAAACCCTTCATCATCGAAACCGAAGGGGCCCAGGTACAGGTGACGGGCACAGCGTTTAACGTCAAAGCATATCCGGAAAGCGCCGCTGTACGGCTTACCGTCACCGAAGGCAGTGTGCGTTTTTCTATACCCCAAGGAGCCGCCCTCCTGCCCGTAACGGCCGGCAACGCCGCCGAGATGGACAAAACATCCGGCAAAATCCGCAAAATACCATTTGATGAAAGAGCCACCGCCTGGCGGAATGGTTCCCTGGTTTTCGACGACACCCCCTGGGAAGAGGTGGTCCGCAGCCTGGAGCGTGCCTACGCCGTAGAGATTTCGGATGAAACCAGCTTGCAGGACAGGCGCTACAGCGCCCTCTTCGACAATCAAACCCTGGAAGAATGCCTGCAGGTCATGCAGGCGACGCTGGGCTTTGACATCGAACGCAAAGGCGGGCAGTTGATATTGAAATGA
- a CDS encoding RNA polymerase sigma-70 factor, with product MSEHTATEQLKALFYRFQPMLVAYANRYLRSEEDAREAVQDVFLGVWNNRGHLQMDESLRSYLFTATRNKALNYLEKRKLEAVPLDAAFQQESHDPGVEEQLQAEETKAIIFDEVNRLPERCREIFLLSRNEGLSCREIAERLALSEKTVENQISIALKRLRARVYGEGGSGNGGGSHIAVLLALAVVGSAWGMVTLVRDYIFSKKPTSLWGQPLTIR from the coding sequence TTGAGCGAACACACCGCAACCGAACAATTAAAAGCCCTGTTTTACCGCTTTCAGCCCATGCTGGTGGCTTACGCCAACCGTTACCTCCGCTCGGAAGAAGACGCCCGGGAGGCGGTGCAGGATGTTTTCCTGGGCGTATGGAACAACCGCGGCCACCTGCAGATGGACGAGTCCCTGCGCTCTTATCTTTTCACGGCCACCCGCAACAAGGCCCTCAACTACCTGGAAAAGCGCAAGCTCGAAGCCGTTCCCCTGGATGCTGCCTTTCAGCAGGAAAGCCACGATCCGGGGGTAGAAGAACAATTACAGGCGGAAGAAACCAAAGCCATCATTTTTGACGAGGTCAACCGCCTGCCCGAACGCTGCCGCGAAATATTCCTGCTGAGCCGCAACGAAGGGCTTTCCTGCCGGGAGATCGCTGAACGGCTCGCCCTTTCCGAGAAGACCGTAGAAAACCAGATCAGCATTGCCCTGAAGCGGTTGAGAGCCAGGGTGTACGGTGAAGGGGGGAGTGGGAATGGGGGCGGAAGCCATATAGCCGTCCTCCTGGCTTTGGCGGTTGTGGGAAGTGCCTGGGGGATGGTGACATTGGTGCGTGATTATATTTTTTCGAAAAAACCAACTTCGCTTTGGGGGCAGCCGTTAACAATCCGGTAG
- a CDS encoding T9SS type A sorting domain-containing protein, giving the protein MMELTRLKLFLMGLALVFASAVSAQKQLARKAGLNTPALATPCFDALPALSQAPPAVNPVNVQFPVSFRSGREFPIGTTIYDLQSNNSVDDRTSRGADGSLMAVWTMGFDDLGGYPDRGTGYNRATAGAWGDQPTQRLEASTRIGWPSHVVTESGTEVVISHSSADKLHVVRRTAGGNGWEESDIPSGVYAENGGPGLLWPRATASGEVIHVLAITQPIANGGAEYEGVDGHPLYFRSSDGGATWDMVDVIIPGLDNTTLVANSGDSYAIDARGETVAVGFFNNWNDQMLMKSTDGGASWSKTVMHDFPLDLYVQDQGYSMEDLPPYDPDQPDSLAILTSDECGAVLVDHNGMAHAFWGRMYILDDDLTDGNTSFFPGTSGLYYWNETFGPDSSRLITDVIDLNGNDTLDIETADNIASYEASLTSQPSAGIDANGNIYLAYAGVMEGERYLNIEDNQHYRHVYVMASPDGGETWTDPYDIINEEVAIEPDLVDFVEAVFPAMATNLGETIELTYQGDFRPGMSERGDMDIAETNYINYVPLTPEQVGLVKTVEVAPAGFFQLALQPNPAGSEVMASFDLKSPTRFTLSLHNLMGQKVADLAGAQGFGHNQLRFDVSHLQPGAYIVRLQADDKVAATKLMVQ; this is encoded by the coding sequence ATGATGGAATTAACTCGACTGAAATTATTTTTGATGGGCCTGGCCCTGGTTTTTGCCAGCGCGGTTTCGGCCCAGAAGCAACTGGCACGCAAGGCCGGCTTGAACACGCCGGCTTTGGCCACCCCCTGCTTCGACGCGCTTCCGGCGCTTTCGCAGGCCCCTCCGGCAGTGAACCCGGTGAACGTCCAATTCCCGGTGAGCTTCCGCAGCGGCAGGGAATTTCCGATCGGCACCACGATCTACGACCTGCAGTCCAACAACTCAGTGGACGACCGCACCTCCCGGGGGGCCGACGGTAGCCTGATGGCCGTGTGGACTATGGGTTTTGACGACCTCGGCGGTTATCCCGACCGGGGCACCGGTTACAACCGGGCCACAGCCGGTGCCTGGGGAGATCAACCCACCCAGCGCCTGGAAGCTTCCACCCGCATCGGCTGGCCCAGCCATGTAGTGACGGAAAGCGGAACGGAAGTAGTCATCTCCCATTCCTCCGCCGATAAACTGCACGTCGTGCGCCGGACGGCGGGCGGCAACGGATGGGAAGAATCCGACATCCCCTCCGGCGTGTATGCGGAAAACGGCGGGCCGGGCCTGCTCTGGCCACGGGCCACGGCAAGCGGCGAAGTGATCCACGTACTGGCCATCACGCAGCCCATTGCCAACGGCGGAGCCGAGTATGAGGGCGTGGACGGCCACCCGCTCTACTTCCGCTCCTCCGACGGAGGCGCTACCTGGGATATGGTCGACGTAATCATCCCCGGCCTGGATAATACCACATTGGTGGCAAATTCCGGCGACTCGTATGCCATCGACGCCCGGGGAGAAACCGTGGCGGTCGGTTTTTTCAACAACTGGAACGACCAAATGCTCATGAAATCTACCGACGGAGGAGCCTCCTGGTCCAAAACCGTTATGCACGATTTCCCATTGGACCTTTATGTGCAGGATCAGGGCTACAGCATGGAGGATTTGCCGCCTTACGATCCGGACCAGCCGGACTCGCTGGCCATTCTAACCTCCGACGAATGCGGCGCTGTTCTCGTTGACCACAATGGCATGGCGCATGCTTTCTGGGGTAGAATGTACATTTTGGATGATGACCTGACGGATGGCAACACCAGTTTTTTTCCTGGTACCAGCGGCCTGTACTACTGGAATGAAACCTTCGGCCCGGATAGCAGCCGGCTGATCACCGATGTGATCGATTTGAATGGGAATGACACCCTGGATATCGAAACTGCGGATAATATTGCTTCCTACGAGGCCTCTCTCACATCCCAACCCAGTGCCGGCATCGACGCCAACGGCAATATTTATTTGGCCTACGCCGGGGTGATGGAAGGAGAACGATACCTTAACATAGAGGACAACCAGCATTACCGGCACGTCTACGTCATGGCTTCGCCGGATGGAGGAGAAACCTGGACCGATCCTTACGACATCATCAACGAGGAGGTCGCCATCGAGCCGGACCTGGTGGATTTCGTCGAAGCGGTATTCCCTGCTATGGCCACCAACCTGGGCGAAACCATTGAACTGACCTATCAGGGTGATTTCCGCCCGGGTATGTCTGAGCGTGGTGACATGGATATCGCCGAGACGAACTACATCAACTACGTGCCCCTCACCCCGGAGCAGGTAGGCCTGGTGAAAACGGTGGAAGTGGCCCCGGCCGGGTTCTTCCAGTTGGCGTTACAGCCCAACCCCGCCGGAAGTGAAGTGATGGCCAGCTTTGACCTGAAAAGCCCCACCCGCTTCACCCTCAGCCTCCACAACCTCATGGGGCAGAAGGTGGCCGACTTAGCCGGCGCGCAGGGCTTCGGGCACAACCAATTGCGCTTTGATGTGAGCCACCTGCAGCCGGGCGCATACATCGTCCGCCTCCAGGCGGATGATAAAGTGGCGGCAACCAAGTTGATGGTGCAGTAA
- a CDS encoding carboxypeptidase-like regulatory domain-containing protein, with translation MRWFVFWFCWLFAVSLAGQPSPLQQPVNAVLENATLSEALSTLSRENRLKLSYSNNDLPSEQPFSYRFESVPLETALNILLRNTSLVYFPSGEYIIIRELEKGEQPVRPVFYTLSGRVEDAASGERLIGANVYLPGAQRGTATNADGFFSLSLPADSVVVMVSYIGYETAVRRIGLFGSQELHLRLRPSVQLAEVEVKATPLVTELPVPTADIGRQRMNAATIQSIPAFLGEPDLLQALDLLPGVQSGAANLGSLNIRGASAGHNHILLDGAQIYNPNHMVGLYSVFNASAVKDVELIKGAAPARYGGRLASVLEVNGREGNFYRWTGEAALGMIVSKALVEGPIIREKLSLLVSGRRTYWDVLLSPLFKAIDPSLKVGYHFGDLNVKLKHKLDQRDSWEASFYAGEDRFGYFADQDTAAGVFISENRNGDTVNITRQRYDINLFWKNLAASLKWNRAWNPSIFSRSTLYYSEYRFQLDFSIDEEGVRNQEEYKRFFRSLYYSGVRDLGGRVDVDWAFQADKLFHFGASLIAHQYQPQSGGGFLGAVELSPITGEAPGNQEVELRPLDLRALESGLYGEAQLRFGPWQLEPGFHLAGFYSGRRFWASLQPRMKAVYTSAKGWKYFVLFSQNRQYAHLVGNESINLPTDLWTPSTPIVKPQRAWQASAGVERRWPYVAVTAEAYYTRMSNLTSLLPGSGFAGGQSWEDKVLQGKGENYGLEFFLRKHQGKWTGLLSYHLSWAWRQFGELNQGAAYPFRNNRRHQFALAFNHRAGSRFNWSASWTVLAGNYITVPNRYVLTSVPSLGGSGERPQQSVASLSELINNFQTPLYHRLDVSFDFIKRRRAYFRKWSIGFFNAYNRRNPTFYYDEFNGVERKLIGIALFPLIPSVSYQMKF, from the coding sequence ATGAGGTGGTTTGTGTTCTGGTTTTGTTGGTTGTTCGCTGTTTCCCTGGCGGGACAGCCATCCCCCCTGCAACAGCCGGTTAATGCTGTGTTGGAAAACGCCACCCTTTCCGAAGCATTGAGTACCCTCAGCCGGGAAAACCGGCTGAAGCTCAGTTACAGCAACAACGATCTTCCTTCGGAACAGCCTTTTTCCTACCGCTTTGAATCCGTCCCCCTGGAAACGGCCCTCAATATCCTTCTTCGCAACACTTCGCTCGTTTATTTTCCGTCGGGGGAATACATCATCATCCGGGAGCTGGAAAAAGGGGAGCAACCCGTCCGCCCTGTTTTTTATACCCTAAGCGGAAGAGTGGAAGACGCGGCGTCCGGCGAGCGCCTCATCGGCGCCAACGTTTACCTGCCGGGCGCTCAAAGAGGCACGGCAACCAATGCCGACGGGTTCTTCAGCCTGTCCTTGCCGGCGGATTCGGTTGTTGTAATGGTTTCTTATATAGGGTATGAAACGGCTGTTCGCCGGATTGGGTTGTTCGGGAGCCAGGAACTTCATCTTCGACTGCGGCCCTCGGTCCAACTGGCGGAAGTAGAAGTCAAAGCCACGCCCCTGGTCACTGAACTGCCGGTACCTACTGCCGACATCGGCCGCCAGCGGATGAACGCAGCCACAATACAGTCCATCCCGGCATTTTTGGGAGAACCAGACCTGCTGCAGGCGCTCGACCTTCTGCCGGGCGTACAGTCTGGCGCCGCCAACCTGGGCAGCCTCAACATCAGAGGCGCCAGCGCGGGGCACAACCACATTCTGCTGGATGGCGCCCAGATTTACAACCCGAACCACATGGTCGGCCTGTATTCTGTCTTCAACGCTTCCGCCGTCAAAGATGTGGAACTGATCAAAGGGGCGGCGCCCGCCCGCTACGGGGGGCGGCTGGCCTCCGTCCTGGAGGTCAACGGCAGGGAAGGCAACTTCTACCGGTGGACGGGGGAGGCGGCCCTGGGCATGATTGTCAGCAAAGCGCTGGTGGAGGGGCCTATTATCCGGGAGAAACTATCCCTGCTGGTGTCGGGGCGCCGGACCTACTGGGACGTGCTGCTTTCCCCCTTGTTCAAGGCCATTGACCCCAGCCTCAAAGTGGGCTACCACTTTGGCGACCTCAATGTCAAACTCAAACACAAATTGGACCAGCGCGACAGTTGGGAGGCCAGTTTCTACGCCGGCGAGGACCGCTTCGGGTATTTTGCCGACCAGGATACGGCTGCCGGCGTTTTCATTTCCGAAAACAGGAATGGCGACACGGTCAACATTACCCGGCAACGCTACGACATCAACCTGTTCTGGAAAAACCTGGCCGCTTCCCTGAAGTGGAACCGGGCCTGGAATCCCTCCATTTTTTCCCGCTCCACCCTCTATTACAGCGAATACCGTTTTCAGCTCGATTTCAGCATAGACGAGGAGGGGGTCCGCAACCAGGAGGAATATAAGCGTTTTTTCCGCTCGCTGTATTATTCGGGCGTCCGTGACCTGGGTGGGCGGGTGGATGTCGATTGGGCCTTTCAGGCGGATAAGCTTTTCCATTTTGGCGCGAGCCTGATCGCCCACCAATACCAACCTCAATCCGGCGGCGGTTTTTTGGGAGCGGTGGAGCTGAGCCCGATTACAGGGGAAGCGCCTGGCAACCAGGAGGTGGAGCTGCGCCCTTTGGACCTGCGCGCGCTGGAATCTGGCCTGTACGGCGAAGCCCAACTCCGGTTCGGCCCCTGGCAGTTGGAGCCGGGTTTCCACCTGGCGGGTTTTTACAGCGGGCGCCGTTTTTGGGCATCTTTGCAGCCTCGGATGAAGGCGGTGTACACCTCTGCGAAGGGATGGAAGTACTTCGTCCTATTTTCCCAAAACCGGCAGTACGCGCATCTGGTGGGCAACGAGTCCATCAATTTGCCCACTGACCTCTGGACGCCTTCTACCCCCATTGTAAAGCCTCAGCGCGCCTGGCAGGCCTCCGCCGGCGTGGAGCGCCGCTGGCCTTATGTTGCAGTTACCGCCGAGGCCTATTACACCCGAATGAGCAACCTCACCAGCCTGCTTCCGGGCAGCGGTTTTGCCGGGGGGCAAAGCTGGGAAGACAAGGTGCTGCAGGGCAAAGGGGAGAATTACGGACTGGAATTTTTTCTGCGCAAGCACCAAGGCAAGTGGACCGGGCTGCTGAGTTATCACCTCTCCTGGGCCTGGCGGCAATTTGGGGAGTTGAACCAGGGCGCGGCGTATCCGTTTCGCAACAACCGCCGCCACCAATTCGCACTGGCTTTCAACCACAGAGCTGGTTCACGGTTCAACTGGTCCGCCTCCTGGACGGTGCTGGCCGGCAATTACATCACCGTCCCCAACCGCTATGTTTTGACTTCCGTGCCCAGCCTGGGCGGCAGCGGGGAGCGGCCCCAGCAAAGCGTGGCTTCCCTGAGCGAGCTGATCAACAATTTTCAAACGCCGCTCTACCACCGCCTGGATGTCAGCTTCGATTTCATCAAGCGCCGCCGCGCCTATTTCCGCAAATGGTCCATCGGCTTTTTCAATGCTTACAACCGCCGCAACCCGACATTTTACTACGACGAGTTTAATGGTGTAGAACGGAAATTGATCGGTATTGCACTGTTTCCGTTGATTCCTTCGGTGAGTTACCAGATGAAATTTTAG